A genomic stretch from Thauera sp. GDN1 includes:
- a CDS encoding transporter, with amino-acid sequence MTLLRCYGRAVGATVLAVFSAVASAIDLTPGELAAPRPGLNIMQISYQLNTRGALYADGEKVDDKTELAYRYLQLRVGRTFALRDTPGIFYVEQPIGSVQPGGRLAPLKASEGLADTTLLLALWPYTDRERDRHLAVGGYLILPTGRYRHDQRINLGSNRFGAALQLGYHMALSPTLSWSSAWDMVAFGPNDAYGPLKRRLKQDPLYTVQTGLRYQLNSRYAVAANLIHSEGGRTSVDQVPRRNRINVDRYLLTASADTATGRVSLQYGRDLRTRNGFLEEQRLLLRYTVLF; translated from the coding sequence ATGACACTTCTGCGTTGTTATGGCCGCGCGGTTGGTGCGACTGTGCTCGCGGTATTCAGCGCCGTGGCGAGCGCCATCGACCTCACGCCAGGCGAGTTGGCGGCACCGCGTCCCGGTCTGAACATCATGCAGATTTCGTACCAGCTAAACACCCGTGGCGCACTTTATGCCGACGGTGAAAAAGTGGACGACAAGACCGAGCTTGCTTACCGCTACCTCCAGCTGCGCGTAGGCCGCACCTTCGCCCTGCGCGACACGCCCGGCATCTTTTATGTCGAGCAGCCGATCGGTTCGGTCCAGCCGGGTGGGCGCCTTGCGCCGCTCAAGGCCAGCGAAGGGCTGGCCGACACCACGCTGCTGCTCGCGTTGTGGCCCTATACGGACCGCGAGCGCGACCGCCATCTTGCCGTTGGCGGCTATCTCATTCTTCCCACTGGGCGCTACCGGCACGACCAGCGCATCAACCTGGGCAGCAACCGGTTCGGAGCTGCGCTGCAGTTGGGCTACCACATGGCACTGAGTCCGACGCTGTCGTGGTCTTCCGCATGGGACATGGTCGCGTTCGGGCCAAACGACGCCTACGGTCCGCTCAAGCGACGGCTCAAACAAGACCCCCTGTACACAGTGCAAACGGGTCTGCGGTATCAACTCAACAGCCGCTACGCGGTGGCGGCAAACCTCATCCACTCCGAGGGCGGGCGCACTAGCGTGGATCAGGTTCCGCGCCGCAACCGCATCAACGTGGATCGGTATCTACTCACCGCCAGTGCAGACACGGCGACCGGCCGCGTTTCGCTGCAATACGGACGCGACCTCCGCACCCGCAACGGCTTTCTGGAAGAGCAGCGCTTGCTGCTGAGGTACACAGTGCTCTTCTGA
- a CDS encoding HU family DNA-binding protein: MNKSDLIDQLIKRLPVLTRREVEASVSAILKAMTTQLAQGRRFEVRDFAALSVRRLDSKLARNPRTGEPVVVPARYVVRFKPGKRLRAGAISKVAVPSWPGLGVSMGAGPNSAPPA, translated from the coding sequence GTGAACAAGAGTGATCTGATTGACCAACTGATCAAGCGATTGCCCGTTTTGACGCGACGCGAGGTGGAGGCGTCCGTGTCGGCCATACTCAAGGCCATGACAACCCAGCTTGCGCAGGGGCGGCGTTTTGAGGTGCGCGACTTCGCTGCCTTGAGTGTCCGTAGGCTGGACAGCAAGCTCGCGCGCAACCCCAGGACGGGCGAGCCCGTTGTTGTGCCTGCGCGCTACGTGGTGCGCTTTAAACCCGGCAAGCGGCTTCGAGCCGGCGCGATCTCGAAGGTTGCGGTGCCGAGCTGGCCGGGATTGGGCGTGTCGATGGGAGCGGGGCCGAACTCAGCCCCGCCTGCTTGA
- a CDS encoding YdcH family protein, with product MFPEYRDLITELKRADRHFLQLFDRHNELDQRIKNYETHLEHRTHEEIETLKKEKLHLKDQLHAVLQRAAAQSRTSA from the coding sequence ATGTTCCCCGAGTACAGAGATCTCATCACTGAGCTCAAGCGCGCCGACCGCCACTTCCTTCAGCTCTTCGACCGCCACAACGAGCTCGACCAGCGCATCAAGAACTACGAAACGCACCTTGAGCACCGCACACACGAAGAGATCGAGACCCTGAAAAAAGAAAAGCTGCACCTGAAAGACCAGCTCCATGCCGTCCTTCAGCGTGCAGCGGCGCAGTCACGTACGAGCGCTTGA
- a CDS encoding IS66 family transposase: protein MPLPADLDQLDADALRRLLIEQERELVWRQTKIERLTHELALHKRHRFGVKAERLSTEQVQLFEETAEADLAAMSEELEQLQPDTSKSQQPKGQARRKPLPPELPRTEIRHEPDSTTSACGCPMRRIGEDVAEKLDYTPGRFTVERHIRGKWACAACETLVQAPVPAHIIDKGIPTAGLLAQVLVAKYQDHLPLYRQEGIFGRAGLAIPQSTLAQWVGQSGVHLQPLVDALKADLLAHPVLHADETPVAMLDPGAGKTHRAYLWSYSVGAFDPIKAVVYDFADSRAGRHAQAFLGDWRGTLICDDYAGYKALIAQGVTEAGCMAHARRKFFDLAAQGQSQIAGEALEAIAQLYGVEREAAELDIDARQRLREAKARPILERLHAWLLARRTQVPNGSGIARAIDYSLKRWAALTHYVGDGRVPIDNNWIENQIRPIALGRKNWLFAGSLRAGQRAAAIMSLIQSARLNGHEPFAYLKDVLERLPTQPYGRIGELLPHRWQPVACA, encoded by the coding sequence ATGCCGCTGCCCGCCGACCTCGATCAACTGGATGCCGACGCCTTGCGTCGCCTGCTCATCGAGCAGGAGCGCGAACTCGTATGGCGCCAGACCAAGATCGAGCGGCTCACGCATGAGCTGGCGCTGCACAAGCGTCATCGCTTCGGCGTGAAGGCCGAGCGCCTGTCCACCGAGCAGGTGCAGCTCTTCGAGGAGACCGCCGAGGCCGATCTTGCGGCGATGAGCGAAGAGCTCGAGCAATTGCAACCGGATACCAGCAAGAGCCAGCAGCCCAAGGGGCAGGCCCGGCGCAAGCCGTTGCCGCCCGAGCTGCCGCGCACCGAGATCCGTCACGAACCTGACTCGACCACCAGTGCCTGCGGCTGCCCGATGCGCCGCATCGGCGAGGACGTGGCCGAGAAGCTCGACTACACCCCGGGCCGCTTCACCGTCGAGCGCCACATCCGGGGCAAGTGGGCGTGCGCTGCGTGCGAAACCCTCGTGCAGGCGCCGGTGCCGGCGCACATCATCGACAAGGGCATCCCGACCGCCGGGCTGCTCGCCCAGGTGCTGGTGGCCAAGTATCAGGACCATCTGCCGCTCTACCGCCAGGAGGGCATCTTCGGTCGGGCCGGGTTGGCGATCCCGCAATCGACGCTGGCCCAGTGGGTCGGTCAGAGTGGCGTGCACCTGCAGCCGCTAGTCGATGCGCTCAAGGCCGACCTGCTGGCGCACCCCGTGCTGCACGCGGACGAGACTCCGGTGGCGATGCTGGACCCCGGAGCGGGCAAGACGCACCGCGCCTACCTGTGGTCCTACAGCGTCGGCGCGTTCGATCCGATCAAGGCGGTGGTCTACGACTTCGCCGACAGCCGCGCGGGCCGTCATGCCCAGGCGTTTCTGGGCGACTGGCGCGGTACGCTGATCTGCGACGACTACGCCGGGTACAAGGCGCTGATCGCCCAAGGGGTGACCGAAGCCGGCTGCATGGCGCACGCGCGGCGCAAGTTCTTCGATCTCGCTGCCCAGGGCCAGAGCCAGATCGCCGGCGAGGCGCTCGAGGCCATTGCCCAGCTCTACGGTGTCGAACGCGAAGCGGCTGAACTCGACATCGACGCCCGGCAGCGCTTGCGGGAAGCGAAAGCCCGCCCCATCCTCGAACGCCTGCATGCATGGCTGCTCGCGCGCCGCACCCAGGTCCCCAACGGCTCGGGCATCGCCCGCGCCATCGACTACAGCCTCAAGCGCTGGGCCGCGCTCACGCACTACGTGGGCGACGGTCGCGTACCCATCGACAACAACTGGATCGAGAACCAGATTCGGCCGATTGCGCTCGGGCGCAAGAACTGGCTGTTCGCGGGGAGCCTGCGGGCGGGCCAGCGGGCCGCTGCGATCATGAGCCTGATCCAGTCCGCGCGGCTCAACGGCCACGAACCATTTGCGTACCTGAAGGATGTGCTCGAACGCCTGCCGACGCAGCCCTACGGCAGGATTGGGGAGTTGCTGCCGCATCGCTGGCAGCCGGTCGCCTGCGCCTGA
- the tnpB gene encoding IS66 family insertion sequence element accessory protein TnpB (TnpB, as the term is used for proteins encoded by IS66 family insertion elements, is considered an accessory protein, since TnpC, encoded by a neighboring gene, is a DDE family transposase.) translates to MIRIEALWLSVAPLDMRAGMDTLLAQVVRVFGEAQPHHAYLFSNRRGSRLKVLVHDGFGVWLACRRLNQGRFHWTEGQDGVALTRAQFDALVLGLPWQRLGDGGVIRTL, encoded by the coding sequence ATGATCCGCATCGAGGCGCTGTGGCTGTCGGTGGCGCCTTTGGACATGCGCGCAGGCATGGACACGTTGCTCGCGCAGGTGGTGCGCGTGTTCGGCGAGGCGCAGCCCCATCACGCCTATCTCTTCAGCAACCGGCGCGGCTCCCGCTTGAAGGTGCTGGTCCATGACGGCTTCGGGGTGTGGCTCGCATGCCGGCGCCTGAACCAGGGCCGGTTTCACTGGACCGAGGGCCAGGACGGTGTCGCACTCACCCGAGCGCAGTTCGACGCGCTGGTGCTCGGGCTGCCATGGCAGCGGCTGGGCGACGGCGGTGTGATCCGGACACTCTGA
- a CDS encoding transposase, with product MDVVIPRRGRRTHSEAFKRSVVSACCEPGVSVAGIALANGLNANQVHRWMRERGIEPPSRRKADSAALTATAERGFVPVQFASAVEALVIRLEAQRGNGRVKLEWPIQAADACGAWLREWLA from the coding sequence ATGGATGTGGTTATCCCGCGCCGAGGCCGGCGTACGCACAGCGAAGCCTTCAAGCGGTCGGTGGTCTCGGCGTGTTGTGAGCCAGGCGTCTCGGTGGCTGGGATTGCCTTGGCCAACGGCCTGAACGCCAATCAGGTCCATCGCTGGATGCGCGAGCGCGGCATCGAGCCGCCGAGCCGGCGCAAGGCTGACAGCGCAGCGCTCACCGCGACGGCTGAGCGGGGCTTTGTCCCGGTGCAGTTCGCCTCCGCAGTCGAGGCGCTGGTGATCCGCCTCGAGGCGCAGCGTGGCAACGGCCGCGTCAAGCTCGAGTGGCCGATCCAGGCGGCCGATGCCTGTGGCGCGTGGTTGCGCGAGTGGCTGGCATGA
- a CDS encoding HU family DNA-binding protein, whose protein sequence is MKKSDLVDRLIERSPALTRREVEASVSTILKAMMNQLAQGSRIEVRDFASLRVRRLGGKLGRNPRTGEAVSVPARYVVRFKPGKRLRDGAVSSVVASNWRKVGAGTQPGATPAAAPPD, encoded by the coding sequence ATGAAAAAAAGTGATCTCGTCGACCGGCTCATCGAACGCTCTCCCGCTTTGACGCGGAGGGAAGTCGAGGCGTCTGTGTCGACCATCCTCAAGGCGATGATGAATCAGCTTGCGCAGGGAAGTCGCATTGAGGTGCGGGACTTTGCCTCATTGCGTGTCCGCCGTCTGGGCGGCAAGCTCGGACGCAATCCGAGGACTGGCGAGGCTGTAAGTGTTCCAGCGCGTTATGTGGTGCGGTTCAAACCCGGAAAGCGGCTGCGTGATGGGGCGGTTTCGAGCGTTGTCGCTTCGAACTGGCGGAAAGTGGGAGCGGGGACACAGCCGGGTGCGACGCCGGCCGCAGCCCCGCCTGATTGA
- a CDS encoding YdcH family protein yields the protein MFPEYRELITKLKTTDRHFLQLFDRHNELDQRIKNFELHLEHRTHEEIETLKKEKLHLKDQLYAVLQGAAAQSRTSA from the coding sequence ATGTTCCCCGAATATCGTGAACTCATCACCAAACTGAAGACCACGGACCGCCACTTCCTGCAGCTCTTCGATCGTCACAACGAACTCGACCAACGCATCAAGAACTTCGAGTTGCATCTCGAGCACCGCACGCACGAAGAAATCGAGACCCTGAAAAAAGAAAAGCTGCACCTCAAGGACCAACTCTACGCAGTCCTTCAAGGTGCAGCAGCGCAGTCGCGCACAAGCGCCTGA
- a CDS encoding response regulator has translation MILHPSILVIEDDPLYRTLYKGRIGQIVPYALLRIASDGEEALAALADGRPELLILDLHVPGIDGKRLLELIRSDHANDGMVVLVISAFDEDLSEIGRHAYPDVFAFDKPMRADEFELALRQCMDQLNALRYSPAQPADSPVDHSHMRLYIGDDLRLHRAFATQFLDNTKGWTDALRQHLEAGDHVALGECARNIWAAAATIGAHDAARLAHRLEFATRDRNRDLTQRLAAELNGALDSYCAALAGALI, from the coding sequence ATGATTCTCCATCCATCCATCCTCGTGATCGAGGACGATCCGCTCTATCGCACGCTGTACAAGGGGAGGATCGGGCAGATCGTGCCCTACGCCCTGCTGCGCATCGCAAGCGACGGGGAGGAGGCGCTCGCGGCGCTCGCTGACGGCCGCCCCGAGCTCCTCATCCTCGACCTGCACGTGCCCGGCATCGACGGCAAGCGCCTGCTCGAACTCATCAGATCCGACCACGCCAATGACGGGATGGTGGTCCTCGTCATCAGCGCGTTCGACGAGGACCTGAGCGAGATCGGCCGCCATGCGTACCCGGACGTCTTCGCATTCGACAAACCGATGCGGGCCGACGAGTTCGAGCTCGCGCTGCGCCAGTGCATGGATCAGTTGAACGCCCTGCGCTACTCCCCCGCTCAACCGGCGGATTCGCCGGTCGATCACAGCCACATGCGCCTCTACATCGGCGACGACCTGCGACTGCACCGCGCGTTCGCCACTCAATTCCTGGACAACACCAAGGGCTGGACCGACGCGCTGCGCCAGCACCTCGAGGCCGGCGACCATGTCGCGCTCGGCGAGTGCGCACGCAATATCTGGGCCGCCGCGGCCACCATCGGCGCCCACGACGCAGCCAGGCTCGCGCACCGCCTCGAATTCGCCACCCGGGATCGCAATCGCGACCTGACCCAACGCCTGGCCGCGGAGCTCAACGGCGCGCTGGACAGCTACTGTGCCGCGCTCGCGGGCGCACTCATCTGA